One window of the Terriglobia bacterium genome contains the following:
- a CDS encoding tetratricopeptide repeat protein, which produces MKLHHSLLACWTVFALSATMADAAETHSVTGVVITSDGTPISAFAVAVRESTRAPGLMLRKHFTHGEFRIDGLKSGHYELYISSPLYVPLRMDLTLTSGVQDSDGRIAILHAYRNEGPSIPVYTVSAKRLQQRIPAAARNAYLKAAQYHHDGQLVQALIEYGAAIRMYPEYVEALTDLGAILVLCNSPDAAMPFLNRAHHIDDGDPIININIAIAKVEQADYEAAMKLLRKVIEDNPRLGFAQYYVARIQFIQGRYGEAARSAAEAVAADPDLLEGWILLMQANEELKNRAAVRAALTHLRDAVNDKGISGFFDDQIKLWAEAHT; this is translated from the coding sequence ATGAAGCTCCACCATTCTCTGCTGGCTTGCTGGACTGTCTTTGCTCTGAGCGCGACCATGGCGGACGCCGCGGAAACGCATTCTGTGACCGGAGTGGTGATTACCTCCGATGGAACGCCAATCTCCGCATTTGCCGTTGCTGTAAGAGAGTCGACCCGTGCACCGGGACTGATGTTGCGGAAGCACTTCACACATGGTGAATTCCGGATTGACGGACTGAAGTCCGGCCACTACGAACTTTATATTTCGTCTCCGCTTTATGTGCCTCTGCGGATGGACCTTACGCTCACATCCGGAGTTCAGGATTCGGACGGTCGCATTGCCATACTTCATGCCTACCGGAATGAGGGTCCGTCGATTCCGGTATACACGGTGTCCGCAAAGCGCCTACAACAGAGAATCCCCGCTGCAGCCAGAAATGCCTATTTGAAAGCGGCCCAATACCATCACGATGGTCAACTTGTACAGGCGTTGATCGAATACGGCGCCGCCATCCGGATGTATCCGGAATATGTGGAGGCGCTGACGGACCTGGGAGCCATCCTGGTTCTCTGCAACAGTCCCGATGCGGCGATGCCTTTCCTGAACCGTGCGCATCATATCGACGATGGCGATCCGATCATCAACATCAATATCGCCATTGCCAAGGTCGAGCAAGCCGACTACGAAGCCGCGATGAAACTTTTACGCAAGGTGATTGAGGACAACCCGCGCCTGGGCTTTGCTCAATATTACGTGGCGAGAATTCAATTCATCCAGGGGCGCTATGGTGAAGCGGCGCGGAGTGCAGCGGAAGCAGTGGCTGCAGATCCCGATCTGCTCGAGGGCTGGATTCTTCTGATGCAAGCGAACGAGGAATTGAAAAATCGCGCCGCCGTTCGCGCCGCCCTGACGCATCTGCGCGACGCCGTGAACGACAAGGGCATCTCAGGCTTTTTCGATGATCAGATCAAGCTATGGGCTGAGGCGCATACCTGA
- a CDS encoding YihY/virulence factor BrkB family protein, whose translation MKRFATMLASAMDSFSEDRCWTFSAAISYYTVFSLPWILLIVVHIAGWIVGNQAAVGEIHNRIQSVAGSAVAQQIETMLQNASQPGGHGLLADLIGIAVIIVSSTSAFAEFQFALNQAWEVEPGNSWRAFAVKRLISFLMVVGIGIILIALMALRTVLSTIGLATSFPFSEFWQMLLAWIALTVLVGAIFRVLPDARIAWQDVGASAVLTATLLTLSKYGMSVYLAHSSVATSFGAAGSLAIILLWLYTSSLILLFGAEFARAWSRFHGRDVVPEKGAVRVAIEKRAA comes from the coding sequence GTGAAGCGATTCGCGACAATGCTGGCTTCGGCGATGGACTCCTTCTCCGAGGATCGATGCTGGACGTTTTCTGCGGCCATCTCTTACTACACGGTCTTCTCATTGCCGTGGATTCTGCTCATTGTCGTCCATATCGCGGGATGGATCGTCGGCAATCAGGCCGCAGTCGGTGAAATCCACAACCGGATCCAGTCGGTCGCCGGGAGCGCCGTTGCGCAGCAGATCGAAACGATGCTGCAGAACGCGTCGCAGCCCGGCGGCCACGGCCTGCTTGCGGATCTGATCGGGATTGCAGTGATCATTGTTTCCAGCACATCCGCTTTTGCCGAGTTTCAATTTGCCTTGAATCAGGCCTGGGAGGTGGAGCCGGGGAATTCCTGGCGGGCTTTTGCCGTCAAACGGCTGATCTCGTTCCTGATGGTCGTCGGCATAGGAATTATCCTTATCGCTTTGATGGCTCTCCGCACCGTCCTGTCGACGATCGGGCTGGCAACTTCGTTTCCTTTCTCAGAATTCTGGCAAATGCTGCTCGCCTGGATCGCGCTTACGGTTCTCGTCGGTGCGATCTTTCGAGTGCTGCCCGATGCCAGGATTGCCTGGCAGGATGTTGGCGCCAGCGCGGTATTGACAGCCACCCTCCTCACCTTAAGCAAGTACGGTATGAGTGTGTATCTGGCTCACAGTTCCGTTGCGACCAGCTTCGGGGCAGCCGGCTCCCTTGCGATCATCCTCTTGTGGCTGTACACGTCATCCCTGATTTTGCTGTTCGGAGCCGAATTCGCGCGCGCCTGGTCCCGTTTTCACGGGCGGGATGTGGTTCCCGAAAAGGGCGCGGTGCGCGTCGCAATCGAAAAACGGGCGGCATGA